In a single window of the Rhodamnia argentea isolate NSW1041297 chromosome 2, ASM2092103v1, whole genome shotgun sequence genome:
- the LOC115738772 gene encoding probable serine/threonine-protein kinase PIX13 encodes MGNCCWGDSSADGDATYSSNTARKRPPHLPVPDALKSNYDRHKQDALPRKRAANGASNGSQNGAPENGRENEKKTPSSSAAGAQEALLPNLKMFTFAELRSATRNFRPDTVLGEGGFGRVFKGWVDEGTYKPSRVGVGIPVAVKKSSPDSPQGLQEWQAEVKFLGKYSHPNLVRLIGYCWEDNQFLLVYEYMQKRSLQNHLFEKGGDPLPWDVRLKIAIGAARGLAFLHTSEKSVIYRDFKASNILLDGEFNAKLSDFGLAKLGPTDGNSHVSTRIMGTYGYAAPEYMATGHLYINSDVYGFGVVLLELLTGLQAMDSKRPSSQHNLVEWAKPSLSEKRRLKKIVDPRLDNEYPSKAAAQVAELILKCLEGDPRKRPSMEHVLATLELVNAIKLKPREVRPRSEQLAARHGDHRSPSHHHHHHHHHRSPRHHREGQEGGPSSVRSP; translated from the exons ATGGGGAACTGCTGCTGGGGAGATTCGTCGGCCGATGGCGACGCCACGTACTCGTCAAACACCGCCCGCAAACGACCTCCACACCTTCCAGTTCCAG ATGCATTGAAGAGCAACTATGACCGCCACAAGCAAGACGCATTGCCGAGGAAAAGAGCCGCCAATGGCGCCAGCAACGGTAGTCAAAACGGCGCGCCCGAGAATGGCCGGGAGAACGAGAAGAAAACTCCCTCGTCATCAGCCGCCGGCGCCCAGGAGGCATTACTGCCCAACTTGAAGATGTTCACGTTCGCGGAGCTGAGGAGCGCGACCCGGAACTTCCGGCCCGACACGGTGCTCGGGGAGGGCGGCTTCGGGAGGGTGTTCAAGGGCTGGGTCGACGAGGGGACGTACAAGCCGTCGAGGGTCGGGGTCGGGATACCGGTCGCCGTCAAGAAGTCGAGTCCGGATAGCCCTCAAGGTTTGCAAGAATGGCAG GCAGAAGTGAAGTTTTTGGGCAAATATTCGCACCCAAACTTGGTCAGATTGATTGGTTACTGTTGGGAAGACAACCAATTCCTCCTCGTATATGAATACATGCAAAAAAGGAGCTTGCAAAATCACCTCTTCGAAA AGGGTGGAGACCCATTGCCTTGGGACGTCCGGCTGAAAATAGCGATCGGAGCCGCACGGGGGCTCGCCTTCCTTCACACCTCGGAGAAATCCGTGATCTACCGCGATTTCAAGGCCTCCAACATTTTGCTAGATGGG gAGTTCAATGCAAAGCTTTCGGATTTTGGGCTTGCAAAGTTGGGCCCAACAGATGGCAATTCCCATGTCTCCACTCGTATAATGGGCACCTACGGCTATGCGGCCCCGGAATATATGGCCACAG gtCATCTCTACATAAACAGCGACGTTTACGGCTTCGGGGTGGTGCTCCTGGAATTGCTGACGGGCCTACAGGCCATGGACTCGAAGAGGCCCAGCAGCCAGCACAACCTGGTGGAATGGGCCAAGCCATCCTTGTCCGAGAAGAGGAGGCTCAAGAAGATCGTCGACCCGAGGCTCGACAACGAGTACCCGTCGAAAGCCGCGGCCCAGGTGGCCGAGCTCATCCTCAAGTGCCTCGAGGGCGACCCGCGGAAACGGCCCTCCATGGAACACGTCCTGGCGACCCTGGAGCTAGTCAACGCGATCAAGTTGAAGCCCAGGGAAGTTCGGCCTAGGTCGGAGCAGCTCGCGGCGAGACACGGCGACCACCGATCCCCGTcacatcaccaccaccaccaccaccaccaccggtcGCCAAGGCACCACCGGGAAGGCCAAGAGGGCGGGCCCTCCTCGGTGAGGTCTCCCTAG